A stretch of Peteryoungia algae DNA encodes these proteins:
- the bcsA gene encoding UDP-forming cellulose synthase catalytic subunit, whose amino-acid sequence MMCVALPAIFAGLLGVFLLWLPISLQAQLVLSLAILGLMLLFMMRPQNKTFRLMTFVFSAVLALRYAFWRTTETLPDIHEPLNFIPGIILYAAEMYCLVMLAINFFIVADPLQRNPAPRLQDSEKPTVDVFVPSYNESADLLALTLAAAKSMNYPADKLTVYLLDDGGTDAKCSQSDPRAAIAARRRREELQALAAALGVHYHARAENSHAKAGNLNAGLQISSGELVVVFDADHAPVREFLNETVGYFSKDEKLFLVQTPHYFLNPDPVEKNLQTFGKMPSENEMFYSVVQRGLDKWNASFFCGSAAVLRRKALKETDGFSGQSITEDCESALALHCRGWHSLYVDKPLIAGLQPETLVSFIGQRVRWAQGMLQILTLNRPFLQRGLTTAQRICYAGTNLFWLFPLTRLTFMFSPLLYIFFSLQIFEANITEFVCYSVTYLISSFAMQSYLFGRVRWPWVSELYEYVQSVMLFGAILSVVRNPRKPTFNVTSKGQTLDESKLSPLARPYFLVFFLLLAASCYAIWRYTTEAMPSELLLIVAGWNIINMGVAGAALGSVSERRERRRNQRLHVRRHAILHLDGTGYAVIIGDVSSGGLALQFIDGKPVDGIDKGHEAVIEVRRHGRSMEVPLVCRSVIRRPDETDFGFAFAERTPETFVAIAEMMYCDQQPLQDRWNRVQKHKGFFTGTIRFALWTITETLRGFTYALRLVRETTEVSHPDAPMVIHAPGLRRDTPAAVSATQRGTAYA is encoded by the coding sequence ATGATGTGCGTTGCGTTGCCCGCGATCTTTGCGGGCCTTCTTGGTGTGTTCCTGCTCTGGCTGCCAATCAGCCTCCAGGCGCAACTGGTTCTCAGTCTGGCCATTTTGGGGCTGATGCTCCTGTTCATGATGCGCCCGCAGAACAAGACTTTCCGTCTGATGACCTTCGTCTTCTCGGCCGTCCTCGCGTTGCGCTATGCTTTCTGGCGCACGACGGAGACACTGCCGGACATCCACGAGCCGTTGAACTTCATTCCCGGCATCATTCTCTACGCGGCGGAAATGTATTGCCTGGTGATGTTGGCGATCAACTTCTTCATCGTCGCCGATCCCCTACAGCGCAACCCGGCACCACGGCTGCAGGACAGCGAAAAGCCGACGGTCGACGTCTTCGTTCCATCCTACAACGAATCTGCCGACCTGCTCGCGCTGACACTTGCAGCTGCGAAATCGATGAACTATCCGGCGGACAAGCTGACTGTCTATCTTCTGGACGACGGCGGCACGGACGCCAAATGCAGCCAGTCCGATCCGCGCGCCGCGATCGCTGCCCGGCGGCGCCGGGAGGAACTGCAGGCGCTCGCCGCGGCCCTGGGCGTTCACTATCACGCCCGTGCCGAAAACAGCCATGCCAAAGCCGGCAATCTCAATGCCGGGCTTCAGATCTCATCAGGGGAACTGGTGGTCGTCTTCGATGCCGACCATGCACCGGTGCGCGAATTCCTCAACGAAACGGTCGGCTATTTCTCCAAGGATGAGAAGCTCTTCCTCGTGCAAACCCCGCACTACTTCCTCAATCCGGACCCGGTGGAAAAGAACCTTCAGACCTTCGGCAAGATGCCGTCGGAGAACGAGATGTTCTACTCTGTCGTGCAGCGCGGACTGGACAAATGGAATGCCTCCTTCTTCTGCGGTTCTGCAGCCGTGTTGCGCCGTAAAGCCCTGAAGGAAACCGATGGCTTTTCAGGTCAATCGATCACCGAGGATTGCGAAAGCGCGCTGGCGCTTCATTGCCGCGGCTGGCACAGCCTCTATGTCGACAAGCCGCTGATTGCCGGTCTGCAGCCGGAAACCCTGGTCTCCTTCATCGGCCAGCGTGTGCGCTGGGCGCAGGGCATGCTCCAGATCCTGACACTCAACCGTCCCTTTCTGCAACGCGGCCTGACCACGGCGCAGCGCATCTGCTACGCCGGCACGAACCTCTTCTGGCTCTTTCCGCTCACACGGCTGACCTTCATGTTCTCGCCGTTGCTCTACATATTCTTCTCGCTGCAGATCTTCGAAGCCAACATCACCGAATTCGTATGCTATTCGGTCACCTACCTCATCTCGTCCTTCGCCATGCAGAGCTATCTTTTCGGCCGCGTGCGCTGGCCCTGGGTGTCGGAACTCTATGAATATGTGCAGTCGGTCATGCTCTTCGGCGCGATCCTCAGCGTCGTGCGCAATCCGCGCAAGCCGACCTTCAACGTCACCTCGAAGGGACAGACACTCGACGAGAGCAAACTGTCTCCCCTCGCCCGCCCGTATTTCCTGGTCTTTTTCCTGCTGCTTGCGGCCAGCTGCTATGCCATCTGGCGCTACACCACCGAGGCCATGCCATCGGAACTGCTGCTGATCGTTGCCGGCTGGAACATCATCAACATGGGTGTCGCCGGTGCGGCATTGGGGTCGGTCTCCGAGCGCCGGGAGCGCCGACGCAACCAGCGTCTTCACGTGCGCCGCCACGCGATCCTGCATCTCGACGGCACCGGATACGCCGTCATCATCGGGGACGTCTCGAGCGGTGGCCTTGCCCTGCAGTTCATCGATGGCAAGCCGGTCGATGGGATCGACAAGGGGCATGAGGCCGTCATCGAAGTGCGTCGCCACGGTCGCAGCATGGAGGTCCCGCTCGTCTGCAGAAGCGTGATCCGACGCCCTGACGAGACGGACTTCGGCTTCGCCTTTGCCGAACGGACCCCCGAGACCTTCGTCGCCATTGCCGAGATGATGTACTGCGACCAGCAGCCGCTGCAGGATCGCTGGAACCGTGTCCAGAAGCACAAGGGCTTTTTTACCGGCACGATCCGGTTTGCCCTGTGGACGATCACCGAGACGCTTCGCGGCTTCACCTATGCACTCCGTCTGGTGCGGGAAACCACGGAAGTATCGCATCCGGATGCGCCGATGGTCATCCATGCTCCGGGCTTACGCCGGGACACTCCCGCCGCCGTGTCGGCGACACAGAGAGGAACGGCATATGCGTAA
- a CDS encoding sodium:solute symporter family protein, with protein sequence MDQYTLNLLIVGASFALYVGIAIWARAGTTAEFYAANRGVNPVLNGMATAADWMSAASFISMAGLIATVGYGNSTYLMGWTGGYVLLALLLAPYLRKFGKYTVPQFIGDRFYSQGARLTAVVCLIVISVTYVIGQMTGAGVAFSRFLEVDVSTGLWIASAVVFVYAVLGGMKGITYTQVAQYIVLIIAYTIPAIFISLQLTGNPIPWFGLFGTHTESALPLLQKLDQVVTDLGFNAYTAQGSMLNMTLFTLSLMIGTAGLPHVIIRFFTVPKVSDARWSAGWALVFIALLYLTAPAVGAMARLNIIDTIYPGGTQQEAVLYEERPDWMRNWEVTGLLKFEDKNGDGRMQYYNDAAAGFTDTATQRGWTGNELTINNDILVLANPEIAQLPGWVIALIAAGGLAAALSTAAGLLLAISSAISHDLIKDFLKPDISEKGELMAARVAMAGAILVATLLGLNPPGFAAQTVALAFGLAAATIFPALMMGIFSKRINSLGATLGMIVGLVVTCLYLFTYLGWFFVAGTNMLENVPANYLFGIPPTAFGPIGALLNFATAYVVSMMTQAPPQHVQDLVESIRVPRGAGQATGH encoded by the coding sequence ATGGATCAGTATACACTCAATCTGCTGATCGTAGGCGCGTCCTTTGCGCTTTACGTCGGCATCGCCATCTGGGCTCGAGCCGGAACCACGGCCGAGTTTTATGCCGCAAACCGTGGTGTCAACCCGGTCTTGAACGGCATGGCAACCGCGGCCGACTGGATGTCGGCGGCTTCGTTCATCTCCATGGCCGGCCTCATCGCCACCGTCGGCTACGGCAACTCGACCTACCTCATGGGTTGGACCGGCGGCTATGTGCTGCTCGCACTGCTGCTCGCGCCCTACCTGCGCAAGTTTGGCAAGTACACGGTTCCGCAGTTCATCGGTGACCGCTTCTACAGCCAGGGCGCTCGCCTGACGGCTGTCGTCTGCCTGATTGTCATTTCGGTGACCTACGTCATCGGTCAGATGACGGGTGCCGGCGTTGCCTTCTCGCGCTTCCTGGAAGTTGATGTGTCGACGGGTCTGTGGATCGCGTCTGCGGTCGTCTTCGTCTATGCCGTTCTCGGCGGCATGAAGGGCATCACCTACACGCAGGTCGCACAGTACATCGTTCTGATCATCGCCTATACCATCCCGGCGATCTTCATCTCGCTGCAGCTCACCGGCAATCCGATCCCGTGGTTCGGCCTCTTCGGCACGCATACGGAATCCGCGCTTCCGCTCCTGCAGAAGCTCGACCAGGTGGTTACCGATCTCGGCTTCAATGCCTACACCGCTCAAGGCTCCATGCTGAACATGACCCTGTTCACGCTGTCGCTGATGATCGGTACGGCTGGTCTGCCGCACGTCATCATCCGCTTCTTCACTGTTCCGAAGGTGTCTGATGCGCGTTGGTCCGCCGGTTGGGCTCTCGTATTCATCGCGCTGCTCTATCTGACGGCTCCGGCTGTCGGCGCCATGGCACGCCTGAATATCATCGACACCATCTATCCGGGTGGCACGCAGCAGGAAGCGGTTCTCTACGAAGAGCGCCCGGACTGGATGCGTAACTGGGAAGTTACGGGTCTGTTGAAGTTCGAGGACAAGAATGGCGACGGCCGCATGCAGTATTACAATGATGCTGCCGCCGGCTTCACCGACACGGCCACTCAGCGTGGCTGGACGGGCAACGAGCTGACGATCAACAACGACATCCTCGTTCTCGCCAATCCGGAAATCGCACAGCTTCCGGGCTGGGTCATCGCCCTCATTGCGGCCGGTGGTCTCGCAGCCGCTCTGTCGACCGCAGCCGGCCTGCTTCTCGCCATCTCGTCGGCGATCAGCCACGATCTGATCAAGGACTTCCTGAAGCCGGACATTTCGGAAAAGGGAGAACTCATGGCGGCACGTGTCGCCATGGCAGGCGCAATCCTGGTCGCAACGCTCCTGGGTCTCAACCCGCCCGGCTTTGCTGCCCAGACCGTTGCACTCGCCTTCGGCCTTGCCGCTGCAACGATCTTCCCGGCTCTGATGATGGGCATCTTCTCGAAGCGCATCAACTCGCTCGGCGCCACGCTCGGCATGATCGTCGGCCTCGTGGTCACCTGCTTGTACCTGTTCACCTATCTGGGCTGGTTCTTCGTCGCAGGGACCAACATGCTCGAAAACGTTCCGGCCAACTACCTGTTCGGCATTCCGCCGACGGCGTTCGGCCCGATCGGTGCGCTGCTCAACTTCGCCACGGCCTACGTCGTGTCGATGATGACGCAAGCTCCGCCGCAGCATGTCCAGGATCTCGTCGAATCCATCCGCGTTCCGCGCGGTGCGGGTCAGGCGACCGGTCACTGA
- a CDS encoding DUF294 nucleotidyltransferase-like domain-containing protein encodes MVQLQSAVLAFLETVHPYDSLPKDEIERVSTRFQEISFSAGAEIYHRGNPLPGIYLIMDGAVEIMDVTNTVVSELAPRNSFGERGLLADGFAATTATARSACTLLILPKDEFHRLMQEQPVFSRFFTRGRFADSRRGDMTIQKVSELMSRPPIVCSPSDTVRSAATLMRERHVSSLGVVEDGRFQGILTTRDLTGRVLAEGLDPETTPVSAVMTPHPVGLRGEALGSDILHLMLERRVGHLPVVEGDRLIGMITQTDLIRFHAISSAQLIRDIASADRAEDMRAITARIPQLLVQLVGSNNAHEVVTRLITDIADSVTRRLIMLAERELGPPPVPYVWLACGSQGRQEQSGVSDQDNCIFIEDGVEPEEMPWYQQLAAKVSRGLDICGYFYCPGDMMASNPRWCQPVSVWRSYFRDWIYKPDPTAQMLASVMFDLRPICGASSLYQDLQAETLEEASRNSIFTAHMISNSLKHAPPLGLLRGFATIRSGEHRNQIDMKHNGVVPVVDLGRVYALMGRLPPVNTRARLLAAEEAGIISGAGARDLIAAYDLIADMRLRNQFRQVRDGKKPDNFLAPYDFGDFERSHLRDAFVVVRTMQSALANGGRAPV; translated from the coding sequence ATGGTCCAGTTGCAGTCCGCCGTGCTGGCTTTTCTCGAGACGGTCCATCCCTATGACAGTCTCCCGAAAGATGAGATCGAGCGGGTCTCTACCCGCTTTCAAGAGATTTCCTTTTCAGCTGGTGCAGAAATCTATCACCGCGGAAATCCTCTGCCGGGCATCTACCTGATCATGGACGGTGCGGTCGAAATCATGGATGTCACCAATACGGTGGTCTCCGAACTCGCCCCGCGCAACTCGTTCGGCGAACGTGGCCTTCTGGCCGACGGTTTTGCAGCCACCACGGCCACGGCGCGGAGCGCCTGCACGCTTCTGATCCTGCCGAAAGATGAATTTCATCGATTGATGCAGGAGCAGCCCGTCTTTTCCCGCTTTTTCACGCGCGGCAGATTTGCCGACAGCCGTCGCGGCGACATGACGATTCAAAAGGTCAGCGAGCTCATGTCGCGACCGCCGATCGTCTGTTCGCCGTCCGACACCGTCCGGTCTGCTGCGACACTCATGCGGGAGCGGCATGTCTCCAGTCTCGGTGTCGTCGAGGACGGACGTTTTCAGGGGATCTTGACGACCCGCGACTTGACCGGCCGGGTGCTCGCGGAAGGGCTCGATCCCGAGACGACGCCGGTGTCGGCGGTCATGACACCCCATCCCGTCGGCCTGCGTGGCGAGGCGCTCGGCTCGGACATCCTGCATCTGATGCTGGAGCGCCGCGTCGGTCATCTTCCTGTCGTGGAGGGGGACCGGCTGATCGGCATGATCACGCAGACGGATCTCATCCGCTTCCACGCCATCAGTTCGGCCCAGTTGATCAGGGACATCGCGTCTGCCGATCGCGCCGAGGACATGCGCGCGATCACGGCGCGGATCCCGCAACTGCTGGTCCAGCTCGTCGGCAGCAACAATGCGCATGAGGTCGTGACCCGCCTCATCACCGACATCGCCGACAGTGTGACACGCAGATTGATCATGCTCGCCGAGCGTGAGCTGGGCCCACCACCGGTGCCATACGTCTGGCTCGCCTGCGGCAGCCAGGGCCGCCAGGAGCAAAGTGGGGTCAGCGATCAGGACAATTGCATCTTCATCGAGGATGGCGTCGAGCCCGAGGAGATGCCCTGGTACCAGCAACTGGCTGCCAAGGTGAGCAGAGGGCTCGATATCTGCGGCTATTTCTATTGCCCAGGGGACATGATGGCGAGCAATCCGCGCTGGTGCCAACCGGTCTCCGTCTGGCGCAGCTATTTCCGCGACTGGATCTACAAGCCGGACCCGACTGCGCAGATGCTGGCCAGCGTGATGTTCGATCTTCGGCCGATCTGCGGTGCGTCTTCGCTTTACCAGGATCTGCAGGCGGAAACACTGGAAGAGGCGAGCCGCAACTCGATCTTCACCGCCCACATGATCAGCAATTCCCTGAAGCACGCGCCGCCGCTCGGGCTGCTCCGTGGCTTTGCGACCATCCGCAGTGGCGAGCATCGCAACCAGATCGACATGAAGCACAATGGCGTCGTTCCGGTGGTGGATCTGGGACGGGTCTATGCCCTGATGGGGCGGCTCCCTCCCGTCAACACCCGCGCGCGATTGCTGGCGGCGGAGGAGGCGGGGATCATTTCGGGCGCCGGCGCGCGTGATCTGATTGCGGCCTATGACCTCATCGCAGACATGCGGCTGCGAAATCAGTTTCGCCAAGTGCGTGACGGCAAAAAGCCGGATAACTTTCTTGCGCCCTATGATTTCGGCGATTTCGAGCGCTCTCATCTGCGCGACGCCTTCGTTGTCGTCAGGACCATGCAATCGGCGCTCGCCAATGGCGGACGGGCGCCTGTCTAG
- a CDS encoding 3'-5' exonuclease, producing MTRISLRGRILMFFVALAAGTVVALALGLWFGYHRDGSQDMLNAFMQSAIAAGFLILALVTWVWFLFDTHLARPIDKVASAMRARAHADVAHDFEAEDARYLGDLAAAASATATTLAQTRGALAEQVQRETTRLSSDKNKLEQLLADVPPAVLLCTGRHHLVFYNGVAQQFLAGSQRPVCLDRNIFDYLTEGPIRDAHHRLLEGAVPDAVVEFICLSPCGRRRLAGRMRLAGDNGGDHAAYVMTLRDVTNDFEAYARRDALLGDVFQQVRPALSDLRRAAETKAVSGLANDPVVQQLQALDEMLAELEARFETCRSDGWPMAATDTRELAGQVRRAVEGQGLMLDFDVGEFAVRCNVFDIVNLLSHLVSHIHGVTSATHFRLVISDAGGAADVVLSWAGSMIPPEALNAWLGEAVFEGGMTCETILKAHGNVLVVDRADDRPAILTRLRSVERLRSIGADLSRHVVYDFDLLSRLNYEKISDAQIDALTYVVFDTETTGLLPEQGDEMVQIAAVRIVNGKRVKSEVFNLFVNPGRPIPPSSSAIHGVTDAMVADAVSVQEAVRQFHRFAEGAVLVAHNAPFDMEFLSRREKELGLRFLNPILDTVLVSATVFGRAETHTLDALAERLGVCIDEEDRHTALGDAIATADVFIKLKDMLAGRGLSRFGDVLASLRSHQRLVRDLNDRARVS from the coding sequence ATGACCAGGATCAGCTTGCGCGGACGTATCCTGATGTTCTTCGTGGCCTTGGCTGCGGGGACGGTCGTCGCCCTGGCTTTGGGTCTGTGGTTCGGCTACCACCGCGACGGCAGTCAGGATATGCTCAATGCCTTCATGCAGAGCGCGATCGCGGCCGGCTTTCTGATTCTGGCGCTGGTGACCTGGGTCTGGTTTCTCTTCGACACACATCTTGCACGGCCGATCGACAAGGTAGCCTCCGCGATGCGGGCTCGTGCACATGCCGACGTCGCGCATGATTTCGAGGCCGAGGATGCGCGGTACCTGGGCGATCTTGCCGCCGCCGCCTCCGCCACCGCGACCACGCTTGCCCAGACCCGCGGCGCGCTGGCAGAGCAGGTTCAGCGGGAAACCACACGCCTGTCTTCCGACAAAAACAAGCTCGAACAGTTGCTGGCCGATGTTCCACCTGCGGTTCTTCTCTGCACGGGCCGGCATCATCTGGTCTTCTACAACGGTGTTGCGCAGCAATTCCTGGCCGGATCCCAGCGGCCGGTCTGCCTCGACCGCAACATCTTCGACTATCTGACCGAAGGGCCGATCCGCGACGCGCACCACAGATTGCTCGAGGGGGCCGTTCCCGATGCTGTGGTCGAATTCATCTGTCTGAGCCCGTGCGGGCGTCGCCGTCTTGCCGGTCGCATGCGGCTCGCCGGTGACAATGGCGGGGACCATGCGGCTTACGTGATGACCCTGCGGGATGTCACCAACGACTTCGAAGCCTATGCAAGGCGCGACGCATTGCTCGGTGACGTCTTCCAGCAGGTTCGTCCGGCCTTGTCGGATCTGCGACGGGCTGCGGAGACAAAAGCGGTGTCAGGTCTCGCGAATGACCCTGTCGTGCAGCAATTGCAGGCTCTGGATGAGATGCTCGCCGAACTCGAAGCGCGCTTCGAGACCTGTCGCTCCGATGGTTGGCCGATGGCCGCGACGGACACACGGGAGCTTGCCGGGCAAGTGAGGAGAGCAGTCGAAGGTCAAGGGCTCATGCTCGACTTCGACGTCGGCGAGTTTGCCGTGCGATGCAACGTGTTCGATATCGTCAACCTGCTGTCTCACCTCGTTTCGCATATCCACGGCGTGACCTCAGCCACGCATTTTCGTCTGGTCATATCGGATGCCGGAGGGGCTGCAGATGTCGTCCTTTCCTGGGCCGGTTCGATGATCCCGCCTGAGGCCCTGAATGCCTGGCTCGGCGAGGCTGTCTTCGAAGGCGGAATGACTTGCGAGACGATCCTGAAGGCGCATGGCAATGTTCTTGTCGTCGATCGTGCCGATGATAGGCCGGCGATCTTGACGCGGTTGCGCTCGGTCGAGCGACTGCGTTCGATCGGAGCAGACCTTTCCCGTCATGTGGTTTACGACTTCGATCTCTTGTCTCGCCTCAACTACGAGAAGATATCGGACGCACAGATTGATGCCCTGACCTATGTCGTCTTCGACACGGAGACCACAGGCCTGCTGCCCGAGCAGGGGGATGAGATGGTGCAGATTGCAGCGGTGCGGATCGTCAACGGAAAGCGCGTCAAGAGCGAGGTTTTCAACCTGTTCGTCAATCCGGGACGACCCATCCCGCCGTCATCCTCGGCCATTCACGGGGTGACAGATGCGATGGTCGCCGATGCCGTGAGCGTTCAGGAGGCCGTTCGGCAGTTTCATCGCTTCGCCGAGGGGGCAGTTCTCGTGGCGCATAATGCGCCCTTCGACATGGAATTCCTCTCCCGTCGCGAAAAGGAACTGGGCCTGCGTTTCCTCAACCCGATCCTGGATACCGTGCTTGTGTCGGCGACGGTCTTCGGTCGCGCCGAGACCCATACCCTTGATGCTCTCGCCGAAAGGCTCGGTGTCTGCATCGACGAGGAGGACAGGCACACGGCCCTCGGTGACGCCATTGCGACTGCGGATGTGTTCATCAAGCTGAAGGACATGCTGGCCGGGCGCGGACTGTCACGCTTCGGTGACGTTCTGGCCAGTCTTCGCAGCCACCAGAGGCTGGTCCGTGACCTGAATGATCGGGCCCGGGTTTCCTGA
- a CDS encoding cellulose biosynthesis cyclic di-GMP-binding regulatory protein BcsB has product MRKRNLTVFLSAATALLLVAPNLSTVASELTPPTISSGATAPVSGGQSQLVSFRQSASEMRMEGEDAVRELTFYLSPDQAATSGALRLSYTNAVSVLPDDATVDVELNGKPLSSFPIRSPHGPTTHDLPVAAKDLVTGWNTVRIRARQHHRIDCSIEASYELWSQFDTLVSGFVAGVPAKDGDLANLLSVGRNGDAATEIRLIAKSETAHAALRDSLPLMQTLALVLGRKDIVVSLGELEGTGPGIDVYVGDLDDADLPQSAHDALAGAPRGLSVRRGDAGRYAVTLRASGKAETQAFLLAAVNGPLQPLIRANKLAAARGIIDGNQPGTHELSEVGYRTTPFSGRLFQTSFDIVMPADLYPGDYATVDLHLNAATAPGLAAGTQILVRVNERAAASQILHDPEGVRLENKPLELPLRAFHPGVNHVRILAELPTSGDLACDPAARDESRSRFLLLQETTVKIPPLARAGRLPDLAAFAGKSFPFAGAGAFDIYVDAPTPARLGSALSVFARMAISAGHPLPAEVKIGRPDPAKTTGNVLVVNVDGGAMESAELVAPKGNRLHMAATDALVTASIGGTGPSSHSEALLNAFQVETQLEEDKLSAKSRITAWLSAAATTVNRWLTYREIGDDVHIETQDRLVSLTQSKVPDSDAVWTIVSATDEVSLSLGVAALTRPGTWTALEGEESVIRRSDLELVNRKPQAYSFFPITDTSPANLRRLAAAWLSDNFMIYVALVVFLMGGFGWWIGYTVPRKGVRTVE; this is encoded by the coding sequence ATGCGTAAGCGAAACCTGACCGTTTTTTTGTCCGCCGCAACCGCACTCTTGCTGGTAGCACCGAACCTTTCGACCGTCGCGAGCGAGCTCACACCGCCGACGATTTCCTCCGGCGCAACCGCACCGGTTTCCGGTGGCCAATCCCAATTGGTGTCGTTTCGCCAATCGGCGAGCGAGATGCGGATGGAGGGCGAAGATGCCGTCCGTGAACTCACATTCTACCTCTCGCCCGACCAGGCAGCGACCAGCGGCGCATTGCGCCTCAGCTATACGAATGCGGTATCGGTCCTTCCCGACGATGCAACTGTCGATGTCGAACTGAACGGCAAGCCGCTTTCGAGCTTCCCGATCCGCTCACCGCACGGTCCGACAACCCATGATTTGCCGGTTGCGGCCAAAGACCTCGTGACCGGTTGGAACACTGTTCGGATCCGTGCTCGCCAGCACCACCGCATCGATTGCAGCATCGAAGCGAGCTATGAATTGTGGAGCCAGTTTGACACCCTCGTGAGCGGCTTCGTGGCCGGAGTCCCGGCAAAGGACGGCGATCTTGCGAACCTGCTTTCGGTCGGCCGCAATGGAGATGCAGCAACCGAAATCCGACTGATTGCAAAGTCGGAAACGGCACACGCCGCCCTCCGGGATAGTCTCCCACTGATGCAGACGCTTGCTCTGGTCCTCGGGCGCAAAGACATTGTCGTCAGCCTTGGTGAACTCGAAGGCACGGGGCCGGGCATCGACGTCTACGTGGGGGACCTGGATGATGCCGATCTGCCGCAATCGGCGCACGATGCGCTGGCGGGGGCGCCGCGCGGCCTTTCCGTGCGCCGGGGCGATGCCGGTCGGTACGCCGTCACCCTGCGTGCCTCCGGCAAAGCCGAGACCCAGGCATTCCTGCTGGCCGCCGTGAATGGTCCGCTCCAACCCCTGATTCGGGCTAACAAGTTGGCGGCCGCGCGCGGCATCATTGACGGCAACCAGCCGGGCACCCACGAACTCTCCGAGGTGGGCTACCGTACCACCCCATTTTCCGGGCGCCTGTTCCAGACGAGTTTCGACATCGTGATGCCGGCCGACCTCTACCCGGGTGACTACGCCACGGTAGACCTGCATCTGAATGCGGCAACGGCACCGGGCCTTGCTGCGGGAACCCAGATCCTCGTGCGCGTCAACGAGCGCGCGGCGGCAAGCCAGATTCTCCACGACCCGGAAGGCGTAAGGCTCGAGAACAAACCCCTCGAACTGCCGCTGCGGGCCTTCCATCCTGGCGTCAATCATGTCCGCATCCTCGCGGAACTGCCGACATCAGGCGATCTCGCCTGCGATCCGGCGGCACGCGATGAAAGCCGCTCCCGTTTCCTGCTGCTGCAGGAGACCACCGTCAAGATCCCGCCACTGGCACGCGCAGGGCGCTTGCCGGATCTCGCAGCATTCGCCGGAAAATCATTCCCCTTCGCCGGCGCCGGCGCATTCGACATCTACGTCGATGCCCCAACCCCGGCGCGCCTGGGCTCGGCACTGTCCGTCTTTGCGCGCATGGCGATTTCGGCAGGCCACCCCTTGCCTGCCGAGGTGAAGATCGGTCGCCCGGACCCGGCCAAGACGACGGGGAACGTTCTCGTCGTGAACGTCGACGGAGGCGCGATGGAAAGCGCTGAATTGGTAGCCCCCAAGGGAAATCGACTTCATATGGCGGCGACCGACGCATTGGTCACGGCGTCCATCGGCGGAACTGGTCCGTCGTCCCACTCCGAGGCACTGCTCAACGCTTTTCAGGTGGAGACCCAGCTGGAAGAGGACAAACTATCCGCGAAAAGCCGGATCACGGCTTGGCTGTCTGCGGCGGCAACCACGGTAAACCGCTGGCTGACCTACAGAGAGATCGGCGACGACGTCCACATCGAGACCCAGGACCGTCTGGTGAGCTTGACGCAGTCTAAAGTGCCGGACAGCGATGCCGTCTGGACCATTGTCAGCGCAACCGATGAAGTCTCACTTTCACTGGGTGTGGCCGCCCTGACAAGGCCCGGAACATGGACTGCGCTTGAGGGCGAGGAGTCCGTTATCCGCCGTTCCGATCTGGAACTCGTCAACCGCAAACCCCAAGCCTACAGCTTTTTCCCGATCACGGACACGAGCCCCGCCAATCTCAGACGCCTCGCGGCAGCCTGGCTCTCGGACAACTTCATGATCTACGTCGCGCTCGTCGTTTTCTTGATGGGCGGGTTTGGCTGGTGGATTGGCTACACGGTGCCGCGCAAGGGCGTGAGGACAGTCGAATGA
- a CDS encoding DUF4212 domain-containing protein, translated as MTDKSSSNAYWSANIRIIYICLAIWGIVSYGFGILLRPALSGIAVGGTDLGFWFAQQGSIVVFIALIFGYAIYMNKIDREFGVDEQ; from the coding sequence GTGACGGATAAATCTTCGTCTAACGCTTACTGGTCAGCGAACATTCGCATCATCTACATCTGCCTGGCGATCTGGGGCATCGTATCCTACGGATTCGGCATCCTGCTTCGCCCCGCTCTGTCGGGTATTGCCGTCGGTGGAACCGATCTCGGCTTCTGGTTCGCCCAGCAAGGCTCGATCGTGGTCTTCATCGCTCTGATTTTCGGCTACGCGATTTACATGAACAAGATCGACCGCGAATTCGGCGTCGATGAGCAGTAA